Proteins found in one Proteiniborus sp. DW1 genomic segment:
- a CDS encoding cobalamin-dependent protein (Presence of a B(12) (cobalamin)-binding domain implies dependence on cobalamin itself, in one of its several forms, or in some unusual lineages, dependence on a cobalamin-like analog.), with amino-acid sequence MKKIIGLTLGNCVHVAGTMNFLSLAEKENYKTEFVGIGISVEEIIKIIEEKKPDIVGLSYRLSPEPLHKILEELKKNIEEKKELKAITWLFGGTEPTALVAEKYNIFHKIFYGTEDIDEVIAYIKGQENQEEEVYPKNLIDRIKAKYPYPVLRHHLGLTSIEKTIEAIEKIAEARVLDIISIAPDQNAQEFFFDQENMDENLRGAGGVPVRTCEDLRKLYSAAQRGNYPLLRSYSGTKNIIKFAEVLKDTINNAWCAVPLFWYSELDKRGPRTLRDAIIENQQVMAWHGERNIPVEVNDPHHWSLRDAHDAIGVAAAYLAAYNAKKMGVRDYIAQFMFNVPAHISAENDLGKMLAKIELIESLIDENFRVYRQARAGLASFPADLSQAKGQLAASAYLAMAIKPHIYHVVGFCEAHHAAEAEDVIESCKIVRGIIKNEFLGSINLTKDANVQRRKNELIEEAKLIIDSIRILNFKVEDPLIDPDTLVKAVELGILDAPQLKGIGTAKGELKTRMVSGALYAYDEENTRIIPEKERVEAILRNSNAIF; translated from the coding sequence ATGAAGAAAATTATAGGATTAACACTTGGAAATTGTGTTCATGTAGCAGGGACAATGAATTTTTTAAGTTTAGCAGAAAAGGAAAACTATAAAACAGAATTTGTAGGTATAGGAATAAGCGTTGAAGAGATTATTAAGATTATTGAAGAAAAGAAGCCTGACATTGTAGGACTATCATATAGGCTTTCACCAGAACCGCTTCATAAGATACTTGAAGAGTTGAAGAAAAATATCGAAGAAAAAAAGGAGCTTAAGGCCATAACTTGGCTATTTGGAGGCACGGAGCCAACAGCCTTAGTGGCAGAGAAATATAATATATTTCATAAGATATTTTATGGTACTGAGGATATTGATGAGGTAATAGCTTATATTAAAGGTCAAGAAAATCAAGAAGAAGAAGTGTATCCTAAAAATCTCATAGATAGAATAAAGGCTAAGTATCCATATCCTGTACTGAGACATCATTTAGGACTTACTTCTATAGAGAAGACTATAGAAGCCATAGAAAAGATTGCTGAAGCTAGGGTGCTAGATATAATATCCATTGCCCCAGATCAAAATGCACAAGAGTTTTTCTTTGATCAGGAAAATATGGATGAGAACTTAAGAGGAGCTGGGGGAGTGCCTGTAAGAACTTGTGAGGATTTGAGGAAGTTATATTCTGCAGCTCAAAGAGGGAATTATCCCCTATTAAGGTCTTATAGTGGAACTAAGAACATAATTAAATTTGCAGAGGTTTTAAAGGATACCATAAACAATGCTTGGTGTGCAGTGCCTCTTTTCTGGTACTCAGAGCTAGATAAAAGGGGGCCAAGAACCCTAAGAGATGCCATAATAGAAAATCAACAGGTAATGGCTTGGCATGGAGAAAGAAACATACCAGTAGAAGTAAATGATCCTCATCATTGGAGTCTAAGAGATGCCCATGATGCTATAGGAGTTGCTGCTGCATATTTAGCTGCATATAATGCGAAAAAAATGGGGGTAAGGGATTACATAGCACAATTTATGTTTAATGTGCCAGCTCATATTTCGGCTGAGAACGACTTAGGTAAAATGTTAGCTAAGATAGAGCTAATAGAAAGCTTAATTGATGAGAATTTTAGAGTATATCGTCAAGCTAGAGCAGGCTTAGCCAGCTTCCCAGCAGATTTAAGTCAAGCAAAGGGGCAATTGGCTGCATCTGCATATTTAGCTATGGCTATAAAGCCTCATATATATCATGTAGTGGGCTTCTGTGAAGCACATCATGCAGCAGAGGCAGAGGATGTTATAGAATCCTGTAAAATAGTCAGAGGAATAATCAAAAACGAGTTTTTAGGTTCTATAAACTTAACTAAGGATGCAAATGTTCAAAGAAGAAAAAATGAGCTAATAGAAGAAGCAAAGCTTATCATAGATAGCATAAGAATACTTAATTTTAAAGTGGAAGACCCTTTAATAGACCCAGATACATTAGTAAAAGCAGTTGAACTAGGAATATTAGATGCTCCTCAGCTAAAAGGTATAGGTACAGCAAAAGGAGAATTAAAAACAAGAATGGTAAGTGGCGCATTGTATGCCTACGACGAAGAAAATACTAGAATAATACCTGAGAAGGAGAGAGTAGAAGCTATCCTAAGAAACTCTAATGCCATTTTTTAA
- a CDS encoding NAD/NADP-dependent octopine/nopaline dehydrogenase family protein produces MDRSLRYCIIGAGNGGIAMAGYLAMIGYKVNLYNRTLEKIFPLMKEQTIYLTGEENGYGVLNKVTNNIEEAVKDVDIIMVTIPAMGHYDIAKEMAPYLKDGQIIVLNPGRTGGALEVYETLLRERKKNNIIVAEAQTFIYACRATKYNHAHIFKSKKEVTLAAIPAIKTNYVLELINEAYPQFIPAKDVLETSINNYGAIFHPAPTLLNSGHIERGAPFEYYTEGITPSIGNFLEKIDRERMELGRMLQVETLSATEWLRETYGAKGDSIFEAVQSNPAYKGLQAPQGLHIRYIYEDVPYSLVPLESIAHSLGMKTPAISSIINVAQLMTNIDFRLEGRTADRLGLEGLTIAEMHMLARRGTIVKRRLEEVV; encoded by the coding sequence ATGGATAGGAGTCTTAGGTATTGTATTATTGGGGCAGGCAATGGAGGAATTGCAATGGCAGGCTACCTTGCGATGATTGGATATAAGGTAAACCTGTATAATAGAACATTAGAAAAGATATTCCCTTTAATGAAGGAACAAACCATTTACCTTACAGGCGAAGAAAATGGATACGGAGTACTAAATAAAGTTACAAACAACATTGAAGAGGCGGTTAAAGATGTTGACATAATAATGGTAACCATACCGGCTATGGGACATTATGATATAGCTAAGGAAATGGCTCCTTATTTAAAAGATGGGCAGATAATAGTATTAAATCCTGGACGGACTGGAGGGGCTCTAGAGGTATATGAAACTCTATTAAGAGAAAGAAAGAAGAACAATATTATAGTAGCAGAAGCTCAAACTTTCATTTATGCTTGTAGAGCTACTAAATATAATCATGCACATATTTTTAAATCTAAAAAGGAAGTAACCTTAGCAGCTATACCAGCTATAAAAACTAATTATGTTTTAGAACTTATCAATGAAGCATACCCGCAGTTCATTCCAGCCAAGGATGTTTTAGAAACTAGTATCAACAACTATGGAGCAATATTTCATCCAGCACCAACACTTTTAAATAGTGGACATATTGAAAGAGGGGCACCTTTTGAATACTATACTGAGGGGATAACACCATCAATAGGTAATTTTCTTGAGAAAATAGATAGAGAGAGAATGGAGTTAGGAAGAATGCTTCAGGTAGAGACATTGTCTGCTACTGAATGGTTAAGGGAGACATATGGAGCAAAGGGTGACAGTATTTTTGAGGCAGTTCAGAGCAACCCTGCATATAAAGGATTGCAAGCACCTCAGGGTTTACATATTAGATATATTTATGAAGATGTTCCCTACAGTCTTGTGCCATTAGAGTCTATTGCCCATAGCTTAGGCATGAAAACTCCGGCCATATCTTCTATAATCAACGTGGCTCAATTAATGACAAATATTGATTTTAGATTAGAAGGTAGAACAGCAGATAGGCTTGGCTTAGAAGGTCTAACTATTGCTGAAATGCATATGCTAGCGAGAAGAGGAACAATAGTTAAGAGAAGGTTGGAAGAGGTGGTTTAA
- the eam gene encoding glutamate 2,3-aminomutase, producing the protein MKETLNRKKQISLKRAEELKSKIQDYLDIKDSIPVGLNLSEEYKEAKLKILGLLNGTDEDWNDYRWQLTNRISDVDTLSKIINLSEKEKSNIRKIGEKYRWAISPYYASLIDKDDKYDPIRLLCIPSIMEVMESSGDADPMAEEYTNPAGCLTRRYPDRLILNVTNECAMYCRHCQRRRNIGQKDEHSSTEMIEESIKYIRDNKEIRDVLITGGDPLTLPDNRLDWILKEISSIPHVDYIRIGSRVPVTMPQRITDDLVNIIKKYHPVYINTHFNHPKEITEESKAACEKLANAGIPLGNQAVLLNGINNDKFVMRRLNQELLKIRVKPYYIFHAKHVIGTSHFNTSVDDGLEIMEYLRGYTSGMAIPTYIVNAPKGKGKTPLLPQYLVSRGKDYIMFRTWEGKVVRYENYPTQNIRDFI; encoded by the coding sequence ATGAAAGAAACTTTGAACAGGAAAAAACAAATTTCATTAAAAAGAGCAGAGGAGTTAAAATCTAAAATTCAGGATTATTTAGATATTAAGGATAGTATTCCAGTTGGCTTAAACTTATCAGAAGAATATAAGGAGGCAAAGCTCAAGATATTAGGATTACTAAATGGAACTGATGAGGACTGGAATGACTATAGGTGGCAACTTACCAATAGAATAAGTGATGTAGATACATTAAGTAAAATTATAAACCTAAGCGAAAAGGAAAAATCCAATATTAGAAAAATTGGGGAAAAATATAGGTGGGCTATATCACCATATTATGCAAGTTTGATAGACAAGGATGATAAGTATGATCCCATAAGACTACTTTGTATTCCTTCAATTATGGAAGTGATGGAGAGTTCAGGAGATGCTGACCCCATGGCGGAAGAATACACTAACCCAGCAGGATGTTTAACTAGAAGATATCCAGATAGGCTAATATTAAATGTAACAAATGAATGTGCAATGTATTGTAGACATTGTCAAAGAAGAAGAAATATTGGACAAAAAGATGAACATTCATCCACTGAGATGATTGAGGAATCTATTAAATATATAAGAGACAATAAAGAAATTCGAGATGTGCTTATTACTGGAGGAGACCCGCTTACATTACCGGATAATAGGTTAGATTGGATACTAAAGGAAATCAGTTCCATACCTCATGTTGACTATATCAGGATTGGCTCTAGAGTTCCTGTTACTATGCCTCAGAGAATTACAGATGACTTGGTAAATATAATTAAAAAATATCATCCAGTATATATAAATACTCACTTTAATCATCCTAAAGAAATAACTGAGGAATCAAAGGCGGCATGTGAAAAGCTAGCCAATGCTGGAATTCCACTTGGAAACCAGGCAGTATTGCTAAATGGAATAAATAACGACAAGTTTGTTATGAGAAGGTTGAATCAGGAATTACTTAAAATCAGGGTAAAGCCTTATTATATTTTCCATGCTAAGCATGTTATAGGAACTTCGCATTTTAATACTTCTGTAGATGATGGATTAGAGATAATGGAGTATTTAAGAGGATATACTTCAGGTATGGCTATACCAACATATATAGTAAATGCACCAAAAGGAAAAGGAAAAACACCTTTATTGCCACAGTATCTAGTTTCCAGAGGAAAAGACTATATCATGTTTAGAACTTGGGAAGGTAAAGTGGTAAGATATGAGAATTATCCGACTCAAAATATAAGGGATTTTATTTAA
- the megL gene encoding methionine gamma-lyase, with product MERKKLESMGFGTKAIHGGHKTDAATGALVTPIYQTSTFVFDTAEQGGRRFALEEEGYIYTRLGNPTNSQVEEKVAILEGAEACVSTGSGMGAVSSTLWTTLKAGDHIVAAETLYGCTFAYINHGLTRFGVEVSFVDTSDPENVRKAMKENTRVVYLETPANPTLLITDIKAISDIAHEKEDCIVIVDNTFATPYIQRPIELGADVVLHSATKYLNGHGDVIAGFVAGKQEFINEVRLFGIKDMTGSCLSPFDAFLIMRGMKTLEIRMEKHCQNAMEIAKFLESHPAVKKVYYPGLESFEQYELAKKQMKLPGAIIAFELNGGIEEGKKVINNTHLCKTAVSLGDTETLIQHPASMTHSPYTPEERAAAGISEGLVRLSVGLETCSDIINDLKNALDMIL from the coding sequence ATGGAAAGAAAAAAATTGGAGTCTATGGGGTTTGGAACCAAAGCTATACATGGAGGTCATAAAACTGATGCTGCTACTGGTGCACTAGTAACTCCTATTTATCAAACCTCAACCTTTGTATTTGATACTGCCGAACAAGGGGGAAGAAGATTTGCTTTAGAGGAAGAGGGCTACATCTATACTAGGTTAGGTAATCCTACAAACTCTCAAGTTGAAGAAAAGGTTGCTATATTAGAAGGTGCAGAAGCTTGCGTATCCACTGGCTCTGGTATGGGAGCAGTATCTTCAACTTTATGGACAACATTAAAAGCTGGGGACCATATAGTAGCTGCTGAAACTCTATATGGATGTACTTTTGCCTATATAAATCATGGGCTTACTAGATTTGGTGTGGAGGTTTCTTTTGTAGATACTAGTGATCCTGAAAATGTGCGAAAAGCTATGAAGGAAAATACAAGAGTAGTATATTTAGAAACACCTGCAAATCCAACACTGCTTATTACAGACATTAAAGCAATATCTGATATAGCCCATGAAAAAGAAGACTGTATAGTAATAGTAGACAACACCTTTGCCACACCTTATATCCAAAGACCTATAGAGCTTGGAGCTGACGTTGTTCTTCACTCTGCTACAAAATATCTAAATGGTCATGGAGATGTAATAGCAGGTTTCGTAGCAGGAAAGCAAGAATTTATAAATGAAGTACGTCTCTTTGGGATAAAAGATATGACTGGCTCATGCTTAAGCCCCTTTGATGCATTCTTAATTATGAGAGGCATGAAGACTCTTGAGATAAGAATGGAAAAACACTGCCAAAACGCTATGGAAATTGCTAAATTCCTTGAAAGTCATCCAGCAGTTAAGAAAGTTTACTATCCAGGACTAGAAAGCTTTGAACAATATGAATTAGCTAAAAAACAAATGAAATTACCAGGAGCAATTATTGCCTTTGAGTTAAATGGTGGGATAGAAGAAGGTAAAAAAGTTATCAATAATACTCACCTTTGCAAAACAGCTGTAAGCTTAGGAGATACAGAAACACTAATACAACATCCTGCTTCTATGACTCACTCTCCTTATACGCCTGAAGAAAGAGCAGCTGCTGGTATTAGTGAAGGCCTGGTTAGATTATCCGTAGGTCTTGAAACTTGCAGTGATATAATAAATGACTTAAAAAATGCTTTAGATATGATATTATAA
- a CDS encoding AraC family transcriptional regulator, with translation MLKLDDILFKKLPDEYTSDLKIYASNNISIAKPDKFITNVESCFNNYHISIPTVTPPPTKIGNRVYEFKANRAMVLNPGQPILVTEDVPTKEYIAIVVNKKFMQEIAYNACGKTDVQFILDNYVVSRRLMNSIEEFIYEATNKLSNFTLMLDSLSIQIAVQLLREIDSNITSKISKKVYSDKPHINKAIEFIEEYYNSNISIEDLCKVCNLSPYHFIRIFKQETGKTPHEYILDKKIEEAIKLIEGKQYSLNEIAQLCGFISQSHFSTVFRKRIGISPSLYRKQL, from the coding sequence ATGTTAAAGTTAGACGATATATTATTTAAGAAGTTACCTGATGAATATACTTCAGACTTAAAAATATACGCAAGCAATAATATATCCATTGCTAAACCAGATAAATTTATTACAAACGTAGAATCCTGCTTCAATAATTATCATATTTCAATCCCAACAGTTACTCCTCCTCCGACAAAAATAGGAAATAGGGTTTATGAATTTAAGGCGAACAGGGCTATGGTACTGAATCCTGGTCAGCCAATTTTAGTCACTGAGGATGTCCCCACAAAAGAATATATAGCAATAGTTGTTAATAAAAAATTCATGCAGGAAATTGCATACAATGCCTGTGGTAAGACAGATGTGCAATTTATCTTAGATAATTATGTAGTAAGTAGAAGACTTATGAATTCTATAGAAGAGTTTATATATGAGGCAACTAACAAATTATCTAATTTTACATTGATGTTAGATAGCCTTAGTATTCAGATTGCGGTACAGTTACTTAGGGAAATAGATAGTAACATAACAAGTAAAATCAGCAAGAAAGTTTATTCAGATAAGCCTCATATAAACAAAGCTATAGAATTTATCGAGGAATATTACAACAGCAATATTAGTATTGAGGACTTGTGTAAAGTATGTAATCTAAGTCCGTATCACTTTATTAGAATATTTAAGCAGGAAACTGGAAAAACTCCACATGAATATATACTAGATAAGAAGATTGAAGAAGCTATAAAGTTAATTGAGGGTAAGCAGTATTCATTAAATGAAATAGCCCAATTATGTGGCTTTATCAGTCAAAGTCATTTTAGCACGGTGTTTAGAAAAAGAATTGGTATAAGTCCCTCACTCTATAGAAAACAGCTATGA
- a CDS encoding DUF6591 domain-containing protein, giving the protein MVKRILAIILVLVILFTLGACGIRKKVDEKISEKITEGVVSKITGGKADIDFDKGGLTIKEDGQEVTFGGSEWPEGKAANLLPKLKKGNITSVISSNNLSMISIEGIDEKVFKEYIEELKDKGFENDISEFSDNSTKSYYATLDENAYVQVIYSVEDKSINISVQVNE; this is encoded by the coding sequence ATGGTTAAGAGAATCCTAGCAATAATACTTGTACTTGTTATCCTATTTACTCTAGGAGCCTGTGGCATTAGAAAAAAAGTAGATGAAAAGATATCGGAAAAAATAACAGAAGGAGTAGTAAGTAAAATTACAGGTGGCAAGGCTGATATAGATTTTGATAAAGGAGGACTAACAATAAAAGAAGATGGGCAAGAAGTTACTTTTGGTGGTTCTGAATGGCCAGAAGGGAAAGCTGCTAATCTTTTACCAAAGCTTAAAAAGGGCAATATAACATCGGTAATTAGTTCTAACAACCTATCTATGATTAGCATAGAAGGAATAGATGAAAAGGTCTTTAAAGAGTATATAGAAGAGCTAAAGGATAAAGGTTTTGAGAATGACATCTCTGAGTTTTCTGACAACTCAACCAAAAGCTACTATGCAACACTAGATGAAAATGCTTATGTGCAAGTAATATACAGTGTGGAAGATAAAAGTATTAATATAAGTGTTCAGGTTAATGAATAG
- a CDS encoding extracellular solute-binding protein, which produces MKKLLFVFIILFSILMIVLTGCNESTKVSSKNPITLDLWHNYGGQLKETMDYMIDEFNETIGAEKGIIINITSISGSSTLHEKLVMAANDEPGAPSLPDITSAYPRTALVLAKKGLLADLNKQFTSEELSKYIPEFIQEGQIQDDGLYVFPTAKSTEVLFVNTFLFDKFANDTGVKLEDLQTFEGIIRVANLYYDWTDRKTPDIENDGKTFFMADSLFNYSLIGCKQLGGNFIEGNSFNLTSNQYNKIWENYFEPAVLGQVAIFDGYATDLAKTGDIVCSIGSTAGVSFFPTTVTYSDNTSEPVKLVILPYPIFEGGQKIAIQRGAGMSVIKSTEEKEYAAGIFLKWFTSPENNIRFISSTGYLPVTKEAFGEIMSKEINNIPNENVKKLLMTSKQMQKEYTFYIPPLFDGVDELQKQYENKLREAATKGKQAYIELLINNESETAYKAVSKNMYNDFINCFPIR; this is translated from the coding sequence ATGAAAAAGTTATTATTTGTCTTTATAATTTTATTTTCTATACTTATGATAGTATTAACTGGCTGCAATGAAAGTACAAAAGTGAGCTCGAAAAACCCAATAACTCTAGATCTTTGGCATAATTATGGTGGTCAGCTAAAAGAAACTATGGATTATATGATTGATGAGTTTAACGAAACAATAGGTGCTGAAAAAGGCATCATAATAAATATCACGTCCATCTCAGGAAGTTCAACGCTTCACGAGAAGCTTGTTATGGCTGCAAATGATGAACCTGGAGCACCATCTCTTCCTGACATAACCTCTGCCTACCCTAGAACAGCTCTAGTACTGGCAAAGAAAGGACTTCTTGCTGATCTTAATAAGCAATTTACTTCTGAAGAACTTTCTAAATATATACCAGAATTTATACAGGAAGGGCAAATACAAGATGATGGTCTCTACGTTTTCCCAACTGCTAAGTCTACGGAAGTTTTATTTGTCAATACTTTTTTGTTTGATAAATTCGCAAATGATACTGGTGTTAAGCTAGAGGACTTACAAACATTTGAAGGAATTATAAGAGTAGCTAATCTTTATTATGACTGGACCGATAGAAAAACACCAGATATTGAAAATGACGGTAAGACTTTTTTCATGGCAGATTCCCTTTTCAATTACTCTCTAATAGGGTGCAAACAACTAGGTGGAAATTTTATTGAAGGCAATTCATTTAATCTTACTTCTAATCAATACAATAAGATATGGGAAAATTATTTTGAGCCTGCTGTTTTAGGGCAGGTAGCTATATTTGATGGATATGCAACTGATTTGGCTAAAACAGGGGATATAGTTTGTTCAATAGGATCAACTGCAGGTGTATCTTTTTTCCCTACTACAGTTACATACTCAGATAATACTTCAGAGCCAGTCAAACTTGTTATATTACCGTACCCTATATTTGAAGGCGGTCAAAAAATAGCTATACAACGTGGTGCCGGCATGAGCGTAATTAAGTCAACAGAAGAAAAGGAATATGCAGCAGGTATTTTCTTAAAATGGTTTACAAGTCCTGAAAATAATATTCGCTTTATATCATCAACTGGGTATCTCCCTGTTACAAAAGAAGCTTTTGGTGAAATAATGTCAAAAGAAATAAATAATATACCAAATGAAAATGTTAAAAAACTACTTATGACTTCTAAGCAGATGCAAAAAGAATATACATTTTATATCCCTCCACTATTTGATGGAGTTGATGAATTACAGAAGCAATATGAGAATAAATTAAGGGAAGCCGCAACAAAAGGTAAGCAAGCCTACATTGAACTTCTGATAAACAATGAGTCAGAAACAGCATATAAAGCTGTCTCTAAGAACATGTATAATGATTTTATTAACTGCTTTCCTATAAGATAG
- a CDS encoding LuxR family transcriptional regulator, translating into MKGILSSKEKINILKHKLQKSAELGIPMGQRLFLFLIVLVFTIILGVIGILMITGTLTAGLVESEELVENELIHAYKEIRQQYGQFSTHAINFSRELSRSIEKKADDLGISLSNLQEHPEALEEIISNELEQALFFLQISKGSGVFFILNATVNPNLDNSHDSRAGLYIKNMEPNIINSSSPTIIVLRGFPSISRNNFLSLHAQWKMEFDISNAPYYYEPMVEANLHKGLPMSRLYYWSSSFVFPNTSEEVMLCSVPLIDSKGNVFGVGGLEVSSMLFKLTHAPNNRDFKRLFCVLSPVKNESIDFDKSLIAGSFSARVISRNESMLRIVENKNSFYSYKQNEGNSYWGTHMPIKLYPEDSVFHDENWVVALMMPNEDIVASVAQLNLMLFSLLVLLFVLGIFASFFLSKRFIKPISEGLDIIKSSHLSEAPKTKIPEIDDIIDFLSNNRESIENTATEVFSFSILDEFIENTKKLSPAERSVFDLYVKGHTAKEIAEILYISINTVKTHSKRIYSKLNVSSRDELLLYISMLKEVGKEFE; encoded by the coding sequence TTGAAGGGAATATTATCTAGTAAAGAAAAAATTAATATATTAAAGCATAAGCTCCAGAAATCTGCCGAGCTTGGTATACCTATGGGCCAGAGACTTTTTCTATTTTTGATAGTTCTTGTGTTCACTATTATTCTTGGAGTTATTGGAATTCTTATGATAACAGGAACACTTACTGCTGGATTAGTAGAAAGTGAAGAACTTGTTGAAAATGAATTGATACATGCTTATAAAGAAATTAGACAACAATATGGTCAGTTTTCAACTCATGCTATAAATTTTTCAAGGGAATTATCTAGAAGTATTGAAAAAAAAGCAGATGATTTAGGCATATCTTTATCAAACTTACAAGAGCACCCTGAAGCTCTAGAAGAAATCATATCTAATGAGCTTGAACAAGCCTTGTTTTTTCTACAAATATCTAAGGGTAGCGGTGTATTCTTTATTCTAAATGCTACCGTCAATCCTAATCTTGACAATTCACATGATTCAAGAGCAGGATTATATATAAAGAATATGGAGCCTAACATAATTAATTCCTCTTCACCAACTATAATAGTATTACGTGGCTTTCCAAGTATTAGTCGAAACAATTTCCTTTCACTCCATGCTCAGTGGAAAATGGAATTCGACATTAGTAATGCTCCATATTATTATGAACCTATGGTTGAAGCTAATTTACATAAAGGGCTTCCTATGTCTAGGTTATATTACTGGAGTAGTTCATTTGTGTTTCCTAATACTAGCGAGGAAGTAATGCTTTGTTCTGTGCCTTTAATAGACTCAAAGGGTAATGTCTTTGGTGTAGGTGGACTTGAGGTAAGCTCTATGCTTTTTAAGCTAACCCACGCTCCAAATAACCGTGATTTTAAGCGCTTATTCTGTGTTCTGTCACCAGTAAAAAATGAATCCATAGACTTCGATAAGTCTTTGATTGCTGGTAGTTTTTCAGCTAGAGTAATATCAAGAAATGAAAGTATGCTTAGGATAGTTGAAAACAAGAATTCTTTTTATTCATATAAGCAGAATGAAGGTAACTCATATTGGGGAACCCATATGCCTATAAAATTATATCCAGAGGACTCTGTTTTTCATGATGAAAACTGGGTAGTTGCACTTATGATGCCAAATGAAGATATTGTAGCCTCTGTAGCTCAGCTTAATTTGATGCTATTCTCTTTATTAGTTTTGCTTTTTGTGCTGGGTATATTTGCTTCATTTTTCCTAAGCAAAAGATTTATTAAGCCCATTTCTGAGGGTTTGGACATCATAAAATCCTCACATCTAAGTGAGGCACCTAAAACTAAAATTCCCGAGATAGACGATATAATTGATTTCCTTTCTAATAATAGAGAATCAATTGAAAATACAGCTACTGAGGTTTTTTCATTTTCAATACTGGATGAATTTATAGAAAACACTAAGAAACTCTCTCCTGCAGAACGCTCTGTTTTTGACCTCTATGTAAAAGGTCACACAGCAAAAGAAATAGCCGAAATACTCTATATAAGTATAAACACAGTAAAGACTCATAGCAAACGTATTTATAGTAAGCTTAATGTCTCTTCAAGAGATGAACTTCTCTTATATATCAGTATGTTAAAGGAAGTAGGAAAGGAATTTGAATAG